Proteins encoded together in one Anaerotignum propionicum DSM 1682 window:
- a CDS encoding FprA family A-type flavoprotein, whose product MYYPISEKISVLGKVIQKPNLSFSFLAYLLQGEKNVLIDTVPEKAGEVFLTELKALIPISQLDAIILNHSEEDHSGALGLLLAEKEDISIYCTEACKQRLISRYPNGQFIAVEHLSTLKIGTFQFRFTHTPGLHWDDNMVTYFENEKILFSNDLFGQYLGCQPPLDKDYSVEDVLQGAKSYFDKVFAPATIEEKQVVLKIRDLDLKCVAPGHGVILKEKLEDVLALYEKECAGTSEIR is encoded by the coding sequence ATGTATTATCCAATTTCAGAAAAAATTTCAGTTCTCGGAAAGGTTATACAAAAACCAAATTTAAGTTTTTCCTTTTTAGCATATCTTTTGCAAGGAGAAAAGAATGTGTTAATTGATACTGTCCCTGAAAAGGCGGGGGAGGTGTTTTTAACTGAATTAAAAGCACTGATTCCCATTAGCCAGTTGGATGCTATCATTTTGAATCATTCTGAAGAAGACCATAGTGGTGCCCTAGGTTTATTGCTGGCTGAAAAAGAGGATATTTCCATTTACTGTACAGAGGCATGTAAACAGCGCCTAATTTCCCGTTACCCAAATGGGCAATTCATAGCGGTAGAGCATTTATCCACGCTGAAAATAGGAACATTCCAATTTCGTTTTACCCATACTCCGGGACTGCACTGGGATGACAATATGGTTACTTATTTTGAAAATGAGAAAATTTTATTCTCAAATGATTTGTTTGGGCAGTATTTAGGTTGTCAGCCACCCCTTGACAAAGACTATTCCGTAGAGGATGTTTTGCAGGGAGCAAAATCATATTTTGATAAGGTGTTTGCGCCAGCTACCATTGAGGAAAAGCAGGTAGTTTTGAAAATAAGAGATTTGGATTTAAAATGTGTTGCACCTGGGCATGGTGTAATTTTAAAAGAAAAGTTAGAGGATGTTTTAGCACTTTATGAAAAGGAATGCGCTGGGACGTCTGAGATCAGATAA